A stretch of DNA from Halorubrum sp. BOL3-1:
AGTGCGGGCGTCAGGAGGACCAGCAGTCCGCCGCCGTCGACCGCGCCGACAGCCCGGCCGAGGGCGTTCGGCACGAACTGCTCGTGGCAGTCCAGAACGACCGCCTCGCGCGTGTGACCGAGGAGCTCGTCGGCGTTTCGGGGGCGGTGTTCCTCGAACCGGAACCCCTCTCGCGTCGAGACGAACGAGACGTCCCCACCGGCGATCTCGGCCGACTCGATCGCGTCGTACGCGGCGTCGACCGCGCGGTCGCGGTCCCCCGCGAGCGTGAGGACGCGCCGCTCGTTCGCTTGCTCGGCCTCGGCTTGAAGCCGCCGCGTGACCTCCGCGATCATCTCCGCTCGTCGTTGCCGAGGTGCGGTGATGTGTCTTGCCCTCCGCGTTGCCGGGGTCGCGTCGCCGGGCGAACCGGTGACGCCCGCGAAGGCGGGAGGCTTACGGACTCTCGGCGCGTCGCCCCGGACATGACCACGGTCACGCTCATCGGGACACGGCTCGCGGACGTCGGCCGCGAGTTCGTCTACGAGGGAGAATCGACCGACTGCGAGGGGTGTCCCTACCGCAGTCAGTGTCTCAACCTGTCGGAAGGAACGCGCTACCGGGTGACCGGAATTCGCGAGAACGCGCAGACGCTCGACTGCGCGGTCCACGATGCGGGCGTTCGAGCGGTCGAGGTCGAACCCGCGTCGGTTCCGGCGAACGTTCCGGCGGAACACGCGTACGCTGGAAGCAGGGTGTCCCTCGCCGGTCCCTGCCCGCACACCGAGTGCCCGAGCCACGGGTACTGCGTCCCCGACGGCGCCGATTTCGACGACGAACGCGTCATCGACCAGGTACTGGGCGAGCCGCCCCACGAGACGTGTGCGCTCGACCGAGACCTGACGCTCGTGGAGTTCCGCGCGGAGGAGTGAGGCCGCGAGACCGACCGGCCCGCCGAATCGACGCCTACAGCTCGGTGATCGCGTTCAGCGTGATCCGAATCGCGCGTTCGACGTTGTCCTTCGCCTTCTCCGGCAGCTCGTCGTCGGAGTCCGCGCCCTTCTGTGACCCCGCGACGAGGTTGCCGTCGACGGTACAGATGGCGCCCGCGGCCAGCCCCTTGCGGCGCGCGAGGGAGAAGACGGTCGCGGCCTCCATCTCGATCGCGAGCAGGTTCGCGTCGTTCCAGTCGTCGACGTACTCGTCGCTCTCGTTGTAGAACGCGTCATCGGAGACGATCGGACCGACGTGGATCTCCTCGTCGTTGTCCTCGGCGGCGTCGACGAGCCCAGTGAGGACGTCGTAGTCCGGGACCGCGGGATACACTTCGTCCTCGTAGCGCTTGCTCGTTCCCTCCTCCTTCGCGGCGCCCGTCGCGACGACCATGTCGCCAACCTCCATGTCCGCCTGGAGCGCGCCGCAGGTGCCACAGCGGACGAACGTCTCGACGCCGACCCGCGAGAGCTCCTCGACCGCGATCGCTGCCGACGGACAGCCGATCCCCGTCGAGCAGATCGTGAGGTCGGTCCCCTCGTAGCTCGCGTTGACGAGCTTGTACTCGCGGTTCTGCTCGACGACCTCGCTGTCGTCGCACAGGTCCGCGATCCGGTCGACGCGCCCCGGGTCGCCGGGGATGACCGCGATCTCGTGGACGTCGCCTTCCTCGACCAGCAGGTGCGGCTGTTTCGCCATGTCGGCGGAGACAGCCGCCGCGCGCAAAAACGGACCGGTCGGCAGGTGGGAAAAGCGACACAAACAAAATTTGATATCGCGAAATATAATTTATAACTTCTTTCGAACCACAGCGGTCGGCGTTTCGATCGGGCCGGGATCCGCGACGATCGGCCGTTTTATCGCCCGACAGCGTCAGGATCGGGTATGACAGACGCGGACGCCTCGGCCGACCTCGGCTCGACGACCGGCGCGCTCGTTGTCACGTTCCTCCTCGTCACGCCGGTCGCGGGGACACTGCTTGACTTCAACTGGACGCAGGCGGTGTTGCTCGGCGGGTTCGCCGGCGTCACGGCTGTCATATCGGCGTGGCTGACGGCGCGGCGGGGGGCCGGAACCGAGTGAGCGCACATCTGCGCTGCCACCGCGTGAGAACTCGCGCTCGGAGTTATGTCGGCTCAGACCGAAATTTCACGTGAAACCATGCCCGAGGAACAACTGTTCAAGACGGAGGAATCGACGGCGAGAGCCGAGATCGCCGACGCGCTCGTCGCGGCGGCCGAGGAGGTCGAGGCCGGGTCCGTGCGCCTGACCGACGCGAGCGACGAAGTGACCGTTGAGGTCCCGGAGAACCCGCAGTTCGAGGTCGAACTCGAACGGCTCACGGACTCGGAGACGGGCGAGGAGCGGTACGAGCTGGAGTACGAGATCCGCTGGACGAGGTGACGACCTCGGCTCGGCGCCGCCGTTTTTGAGAGTATTTCGGCGTCGAATCCCCTCGCGCGTCGCAGTCGACGGAGTGGTTATCGCGACTGAGAGCCCGGACGGAGGATTTTATACCCGCTCGGCGTCGACACCCTCTAATGCGTTTCAGTCGCGACCGTCGGGGCCAGTCGGTCGTGGTTGGGACGGTGATCCTGTTCGGGTTCCTGATCGTCGCGCTCGGGGTCTACCAGGTTCAGGTCGTGCCGACGGAGAACGCGGATGTCGAGTTCGAGCACAGCCAGGCGGTCGAAGACGACTTCGGTGACCTCCGAAACGACGTCCTCCGGGCGGGTTCGACGGGGTCGACCGGGTCGACGCAGGTGCGACTCGGCACGCGGTACCCGTCCCGAACGTTCTTCGTGAATCCGCCGCCCGTGTCGGGGTCGCTCTCGACGGAGGAGACCGGCGCGATACGGATCCGGAACGCGACGGTCGGCGGCGGCGCCCGCGAGAACGCCCGTCGGTTCTGGAACGCCACCGACCCGACGTTCGAGACGCGATCGATCCGGTACGACGCGCGCTACAACGAGTTCCGCGGCGCACCCGAACTCGTCTACGAACACTCCGTCATCGCGGCCGAGTTCGACGACGCGGTCCTGCTGCGGACCGGGCAGACGGTCGTCTCGGACGGCCGAATCTCGCTGACCGCGCTGAGCGGATCGGTGTCGGAAAGCGGCATCGAGCGCCGCAGCGTCGATCCGCGGGCCGTCTCCGCGAGCGGCACCACCGTCCCGCTCACTCCGGTGAGCGGGTCGATCACCCTGGAACTCCCGACCGCAGTCGAGAACGCGTCCGCGCTCGCGACGCGGTGGAACGGCAGTCTGCCGGCCGGCGCGACCGCGGCGATGAACGCGACCGGTGACGCGGTGCGAATCACCCTTCCGAACGGCTCCGACCCCTACCGACTGGCGCTCTCGGAGGTTTCGCTCGACAACACCGGCAACACCGAGCCCGCGTACGTCGTTCCGGTCGGCTCGCAGACCGCGAGCGTCGGCGAGCCGGTCACCGTCGAGGTGCGCGACCGCTACAACAACCCCGCGCCCGACGCGACAGTCGGGTTCGACGGGACGAACGAGACGACCGGCGACGACGGGCGCGCGTTCTTCGAGCCGACCGCGAGCGGCCCGCTCACGGCGGCAATCAATGGGACCGTGGGACCGAGCTACGAGTCCGTGACGTTCGACGTGTCCGAGGGTGGTGGGGTAGAGAATCGGACGTTCGACGTGGAGTGGGACGAGAGCGATCCCGTTTCGATCGAGGAGGGAACGAGCGAGTCGCTTGATATTCTGGTGGCCGACGCCGCGTCTGACCAGCGGGTCGACGGCGCCGCGGTCGATGTCTCCTTCGCGCCCCTCGGAAACGTGAGTGGACTCCCCAGCGTTCCGGAACCGCCGAAGACGGGCTCGGACGGTCGGACGACCGTCGACATGTTCAACACGGACGAATCGTCGGCCGGCGACTCGTTCACGCTCTACGCCGCGAGTGGCGACGACGTGGACCGACTCGTCGTGGACGTCGTCGAGTCGACGGGTACGTACGAGATCCTGAGCGTCGACCCCGAGCCCGCGGGCGGAAACGACATAGATGTCAACTTCGAGATTGACACCGACGACGCCGGCGCTCAGGTGAACGTCCAGTCGCTCGACGACGGCGGGGCCGTGCGCGACGAGACCGGACTTGTCCCCGTCGGTCCACAGCCACAGACGGAGACGATCAAGGGGGCGAACCAAGCCGCCGAAGTCCGTGTAATCCTCTACGACAGTGACGGCGATGAGCGGGACCGGCAGACAGTGTCGTACCCCTGACCGGCGGAGTGCTTCGGTCTGATCGACGTTATCGCCCGCGATAGCTGCGACGAGTTATTGAAATAACGTGTCGTCGTGTTCCGATCCAAGTCTCGCATGCTTTCCTCCCCCACCGCCCGCGCCCAGTCCGAGACGGTCGGGGTGATCCTGCTGCTCGGCGTCTTCGTCATCACGGCCGGCGCGGTCGGCGTGGCCGTCGTCGGCGACGTCACCAGTGATACCGACGAGGTCGTTCTCTCGGCGGATCTGACGGCCGACGGTGCGGATTTCCGCGTGAGCCACCTCGGTGGCGACACCGTCCCCAACGAGGACCTCGCGGTCGTCGTCAGGACCGAGGGCAACACCACGCGGTACCCGTTCGACCCGCCGGACGGTCGGTTCGGACCCGGCAATGAGCGGATCTTCTCGAACGCGCTCGCCCTGAACGCGTCGAACGAGGTTCGACTCTACCACGAACCGTCGGGAACGCGGGTCGAACGAGAGACGTTCGTCCCGGGGCCGGAACCGGCCGCCGAGATGGGCGCGATCGAGGGGACGGTCACCGGGCCGGGCGCGGCCTCGATGCGGGTCGCGTCGGGCGCTTCGTTCTCGGTCCGGCAGGCGGCCGACCCGCTCCCCGGCGCCACCGTCGCCGTCGACGGGGCCGGTCGCGTCGCAGAGGTGACGACCGGTGTCGGCGGAACCTACCGGATCGACGGACTCGAACCGGGCGAGTACGAGGTGTCAGCTCGCGCACCCGGACTCGCCGTCTCGGCGGCTACGGCCACTGTCGAGGCGAACGCGACGACGACGGTTGACTTCCGGCTCGACCCGCTCCGGCCGGCCGAGTTCGCGGTCGACATCGAGGGCGTCGACGCGACGGTCGACGCCGGCGACCCCGTCACGGTCGACGCGACCGTCGAGAACGTCGGCGACGAGACCGGGACGAAGACCGTCGCACTGCGCGTCGGCGACAAGACGGTCGGTTCGAGCGACCTCGAACTCGATCCGGGCGAACGCCGCACCGTCTCGCTGCGCTGGCAGACGCTCCCGACCGATGTCGGCGAGCGGACGCTCACCGTCGACGTCGAGGACGACGAGGCGACGACGACCGTCGAAGTCCTCGACACGGCGACGGACGCGGTCGCGTACACCGACCGCGACCGCGACGGCGACCCGGACAAGCGGTACACCGCGGTCGAACTCGCCTTCCTCGGTTCGGTCGAGGGCGACCTCGTCGTGTACGACGACGTCGCGGTCCGCGTGCCTGTCGGCGCGGCGGCGGAAGGAAACGTCA
This window harbors:
- a CDS encoding UPF0179 family protein — encoded protein: MTTVTLIGTRLADVGREFVYEGESTDCEGCPYRSQCLNLSEGTRYRVTGIRENAQTLDCAVHDAGVRAVEVEPASVPANVPAEHAYAGSRVSLAGPCPHTECPSHGYCVPDGADFDDERVIDQVLGEPPHETCALDRDLTLVEFRAEE
- a CDS encoding nucleoside phosphorylase; amino-acid sequence: MAKQPHLLVEEGDVHEIAVIPGDPGRVDRIADLCDDSEVVEQNREYKLVNASYEGTDLTICSTGIGCPSAAIAVEELSRVGVETFVRCGTCGALQADMEVGDMVVATGAAKEEGTSKRYEDEVYPAVPDYDVLTGLVDAAEDNDEEIHVGPIVSDDAFYNESDEYVDDWNDANLLAIEMEAATVFSLARRKGLAAGAICTVDGNLVAGSQKGADSDDELPEKAKDNVERAIRITLNAITEL
- a CDS encoding amphi-Trp domain-containing protein, with protein sequence MPEEQLFKTEESTARAEIADALVAAAEEVEAGSVRLTDASDEVTVEVPENPQFEVELERLTDSETGEERYELEYEIRWTR
- a CDS encoding carboxypeptidase regulatory-like domain-containing protein, encoding MLSSPTARAQSETVGVILLLGVFVITAGAVGVAVVGDVTSDTDEVVLSADLTADGADFRVSHLGGDTVPNEDLAVVVRTEGNTTRYPFDPPDGRFGPGNERIFSNALALNASNEVRLYHEPSGTRVERETFVPGPEPAAEMGAIEGTVTGPGAASMRVASGASFSVRQAADPLPGATVAVDGAGRVAEVTTGVGGTYRIDGLEPGEYEVSARAPGLAVSAATATVEANATTTVDFRLDPLRPAEFAVDIEGVDATVDAGDPVTVDATVENVGDETGTKTVALRVGDKTVGSSDLELDPGERRTVSLRWQTLPTDVGERTLTVDVEDDEATTTVEVLDTATDAVAYTDRDRDGDPDKRYTAVELAFLGSVEGDLVVYDDVAVRVPVGAAAEGNVTVRDGVTVRATGIDLEAGGDVRIGDGSRLDTDPEGFLVADTGDVTLRAGGDLNTRGATIVTSASAWLRASAGDIELRAGRDADLRDGTFEAVGRSWVGGSDGRIAVTADGAVRTDGASFDPEREE